Part of the Oncorhynchus masou masou isolate Uvic2021 chromosome 18, UVic_Omas_1.1, whole genome shotgun sequence genome, GGGCGGACAGGGCAGCTCCCCCGGGTAAGCAGTCACCCCCCCTCCTTCCCCaactccattcctctgtctcctctttccctccatccatccctcatcaCCTGTTTTCATCTCCCGTGCAGTGCCCTAGCATCTCCAGCATGTAtgaacggaggaggaggagggggtaggagaggatagagggagaataaGTTTCATCATTGCCTGGCCAAAAcagagcagcgagagagagagagaggcaggcaggagaAGCAGGGCAACATTGACATTTTTATCTTTCCATTGAATTTAATCTGTGTGATGGACGACCTGTCATGGGTTTAATTTTCCTCCTTCAAATTATCCCTGTCTGTCAGCTAGCtgtccctctctcgctttctcatgcgcacacacacacacacacacacacgcgtgtgtACGCCCCCACACATTcatgcacacgcacgcagacacattGTCAAACGTAGCCTTTTATATTGTGAAATCCACTATGAGTACAAGTGATTGATTGATGGGAGTATGTGTATTGCTTCTAGCATACCCAATACAATACTATACGCTACAATGAATAGACTGCTAGAATGTGTTTCATATCAGTGGGAAACCCAATTCCACACGGTCATACCATTTTAAGAATGCTAGAAAGAATCCTTCATAGCTCAAACACATTCATATTCAAACAAAGCATTCGTGTAGACACATTCCacgatttacacacacacacacacacacacacacaaaataatgcTGTGGGCTGTATTTCTTCTCCCCCTCGCTAGCCCTGCTATGGATCGCCCTCCAGTTATTGCACACAGCAATTCTCCGTGACTGATCGCGAGTCCCGGCTAATGGTTCTTTAATGACTGCGTTCAATTGTGTTGTGCAGCTTTTGATTGCAGTGTCAATTTGTCACGGGTAATGTCTCTGCGTTAAGGATTCTCCACTTTTATTTAGGGAATTCATTTAACGTCTCCAACGGGCGCCGTAATGGcggttggggtgggggggggcgcTGAGTCGCTTTGACAGGTACGGGAGAGCGGGGGAGGGCCcgagacacacacatacgcacacacactcacatcattCTCAGCTTTCCTCACCTGTCAGCTCCTTTAAAGGTGGATGGACTTTGTGGCAAGGAGCTGTTGGCAATGCATAGTTGTATAGATGGAAGTGCTTGACTTTACTTACTTGATTTTTATTTGTTAGTGACGCACATTAATCAATATCTCTGTAATTGTGCCAAATTTTGCCAAAAGTCTAATTTTCATCTGAAGTCTTAGTGATTTGAGGGTGTGCTTACCTAGCAAATGCAGGATCTGCTGTTGTATAGTGTGTGAGTATCAGACCTGGATCTCTCCCCCCCCGTGTCTGTGGACTGATTTAATGAACGTTGTCCCTGTACGGTGCATCCCTTTCTGGCCCTGGGTCAGATGTTGTCCCTAGACAGACAGTAATCTGTGAGTTTTGTGTACCCCTATAATGGTTAGGATTTGGACAGGGGAACTGATCCAGGGTCTGTGCCTAAGGTTAACCTCTGGGTCAAGGTCTGGGACCACTGGGTCTGCGCTGGGGCTCGAGCTGTGGTCtggggaaagggggagaagaggaaaaCGACAAACCCAGGGAAGACCTATCAGAGAACAAGTGAAGCTTGGAGCGACACAGAGGGAAATAAGCTGGCGATTGAGGattaaagagagggagaagagaggaatgtgCAACAGTGATGGAGATAGAAAGAGTGCATGAGAGCGAAAGCTAGAGGGGGTTGTGCAGCTAGTGGGAGCGGGGGCTCAGTCGAGCCCTTAAAACCATTACCGCCTGGATATTTGTCATATTATGTTATTAGATTAGCCAGGGCCTCTAATGAAAGCAGTAGCAATGTGTCAGCATTATGAACGACCTTATCCTCCAAAGCTATTTATCACCTAACCCGCCTCCCCTCGTCAGACCTATACACCCCAGGgtgggtgaggggagggaggagggagagagctgaataTACCCTAATGGCTTTCCAATGCTAAACACAGCAGCGGCTGGTGTATTTGTCATTTCGGGAGTGAGTGTAGCTACATTCACAGCAGCGGTCGGAGCGCCGCGGGGAATGGCATTTCTCAGGCTTTCCTTTTGGATTATTTCCTCAGTAATATCTCTGTCCCCCCTGGGCCGACCTCTCATGGTCGTTTATCTTCCCGGATGGGATCAGAGCTGGAATGTGTTCTGCTGGCTTCTTAGCTACAGAGGCCCTCGGAGCTTGATGTTTTCCTACTGCCACTTAATCATCCTCTTCTATCGGGTATCTGTCCTGTTAGCTAGCCTACATACACCACCTCCTACTCTTGTCCTTTTGCTACCTCTATTTTCTATCTCAATCCCCTCTTAGTTTCAGTCTAGATACCGCCACAATTTAAATACTGTTCCACAATTTGTTCCCCCCGACACATGGGAAATCCTGGGTGCCGATGGTCTTGCCATTTCATTTTGGTTTTATTTCTGTCTTTGATATCACAATTACGTTCTAGTTTCGGCAGGAAAAGCAGTATCCTTCCTAGACTGTTTGCAAACCAACCAACTGAAACCGAGACATACCAAATTGACCTACAAAGCCCCCTTCTTTTTAACACACCTTTTAGACATTCCACTGCTAAATGGCCTCCCTGTTCCTAAACCctgcttctcttccttctctctcccgtCAGCGGTGAGGAACGACCGgaacaagaagaagaaggatgagaagAAGCCGGAGTGCATTGAGAGCTACGTGCTGAGCACTGAGACGGAGCAGATGATCAACAGGGTCAGCAAGGCGCATAAGGAGACCTTCCCTTCCCTCTGCCAGCTGGGCAAATACACTACGGTGAGCACCGCAATACTtagtcagaggtgtgtgtgtttctgtatgtaaAATCTCACAGATTACCAGGACAGTGCATTCGCTCATCTGTTGTGGTTGGTATTTTAACTGAATGATTAAGTGTTGTTTAAGTATAGCTTCAGAACCTTGTTGGTGCTGCTACCTGTGATTCTCATAATCACAGAGTTCATTCATTTGATTTATTGTGTCATTCATGTTGTCTGTGTGGAGTCTTGAatgcaggggcgcaactttgtttttagaagtggggggggggcataatCTGGCGGaggaccccccccaaaaaaaaaaaaaaaaaaaaaaaaaaagaattgggGCATCTAAgataatttcctgcatttctgCACAATCCAATATGACCCATGGCCCTTCTCGCCATCTTAATTTAGAACAACGACAAAAAAGCTAAAATGTCCCAGTCATCAAGCTCGTTAAGAGATCATTGTTAAATATGTTTAAGGGATAAGACTGAACAAGATCAAAGCTAATTCAATAATCAATATTGTTGCACCTTTAACCAATAACCTAACAAATGAACAACTCTTTTAAAATGAAGTATAAGGACTTTGGATTGTGTTTATTAAGAAATTCTCTATCAAATTTCAGCCAGATCCTTCTACACGCCCGACCCCCACCAGCCTAGTCAATAACTAAACTCTCTTCCAACACAATTTGTTTTCACAGTCTTTAGGTTTgggaataaaggttaaatataataCAAAAAATAAGCGCAAAGCTACACATTAtacatattttatttcagctcatgaaacactttacatgttgcgtttacatttttgttcagtattataGTTGAAATCTTTTGAGGCATCTGGCTTGTTCAGTGTTTGCTGCACGGAGAGAATAAAGTGTATCTGCAAAAGGTCACCTGAGCTCCGTCACaaactggtcttccctggctgcctgtctctgctgagacccctgtcaccatctgatcctcctGAGGCATGAGAAAGAATTACCttggtgtacatttatacattatCTAAGAATAGAATCAACGGTTCAATAATTGAAATGACCGTTATTCCTAGATCCCAGACTGTAGCATTAATCTGCTGTCCTGTAGGTACTGTAGGTCTACCCATCAACTCAAGACAGAACTTTGTATCATTCAATAATATTGTTAATATACTGCAAAAAATCACCAGAACTccgtagactggtcttccctggctgtttgaccctgctgggacacctgtcaccatcttaTCCTGCTAAGACATGATGATCATGGTGCACCGTCTGTACACAACACTATGACAGTGAAGCCTGTAGAGCTGTTTATTACTAGAATTATCTAGGGAAACTTGACAAATCAATAAGATTACATTGCTATACTGACTCTAATAAAAACTCACATTGCACAAAAACCGCCAATTTTGGccagctctctttctctgtacatcAACTGGCGAAAGCAATCGAAGTTAATTTACTTCTGTTGAATCGGGACAAAAAGGCTACAGAACATTTCCATACAAACAACAGCTGTTAAATGGTAATAATAGCCACCTCATATCGCAATCTGATACTGATAGCTACAGGCTAAACTAGAGCTAAATTGGCTTTGGTGGCTACTAGCTCTCTAattcattcacctcagtcgaGACACTACTAGCTCAGTACTGGCAATTTCAGAATGTGACCCGCCTccccgtccccagtgaaagttgcactGCTGCTTCAATGTAAAACCATCTTCATCCAATAAAAACAGGTTAGCCATCAAACTCTTACTagtttctctctcattcacagaGTAACAGCTCGGAGCGGCGTGTGGCTTTGGACGTGAACCTGTGGGACAAATTCAGTGAGCTGTCCACCAAGTGTATCATCAAGACGGTGGAGTTTGCCAAGCAGCTGCCCGGCTTCACCACGCTCACCATCGCTGACCAGATCACCCTGCTCAAGGCCGCCTGTCTGGATATACTGGTAAGGGGATCGCTTTTGGTTAGGTCTACTAATGGTTGTCTGGAACAAATGCTAACACACCCTCTCTAATCGCTCTTCATGATCAGAGTTGGTCAATtaaccaaccctggtcctggtccaTCTGAGAGGGAGTACAGGCGTTTGTTCCAGCACTAAAAcaccatatcaccaacaaaccaCCTTATAAGAAGGAACTCGATCAGTTGAAACGGATGTATGAGTGCTGTGGTGGTGTAAAAACCTGCACACAATCTAGTTTTTTCAGGCCTGGGATTAGTGAGTGGTGACCACTCTATTATATAAGATCTGTTCATAGGATTATTGAAAGTACTACAGCTACTTATCGATTCATACCCCGTGCTATTTCATGATTGGCCTATGTATTTTATTTCTGGCATTCTCAACCAATCCTGCGCTCTGCTCCCTCAGATTCTGCGGATCTGCACGCGCTACACACCGGAGCAGGACACCATGACGTTCTCGGACGGCCTGACGCTAAACCGGACCCAGATGCACAATGCCGGCTTCGGACCGCTCACCGACCTGGTGTTCGCCTTCGCCAACCAGCTCCTCCCCCTGGAGATGGACGACGCCGAGACAGGGCTACTCAGCGCCatctgtctgctgtgtggaggTACTGCGGCTGTTTGAATTTAACCAATGCTACTGCATATACAGACGCACCCATACACACTCAGTGATTTGAAGTTGATAATGACATTGTGTCCAGGTAGAGTAGGGCAGGGGTTCATCTGCCTCGTCTTCATGTGGCTGTGAAGGTGTCGCTGTCTAAAACCAATAGAGCTGGTCACATCACTTCTCATTATAGGCAACTGTCACTGTACCGTATTCCAGCATTCACATATTGGACAAGCTCCCtgctagtgagcatttctcctttgccaagataattcatccacctgataggtgtggcatattaagaagctgattaaacagcatgatcattacacaggtgtaccttgtgctggggacaataaaaggccacttttaaataggcagttttgtcacacaacacaatgcctcaGATCTGTcaaattttgagggagcatgcaattggcatgctgactgcaggaatgtccaccatagcTGTTGCCAGATGATTTAATGTTAATATATCtatcataagccacctccaacatcgttttacagaatttggcagtacgtccaaccagcctcacaagcGCAGACCACTTATAAGGCTTTCTGtaggcgagtggtttgctgatgttaacgttgtgaacagaagtgccccatggtgggcaGGCATAATATGGCATGAAATaggcaggcataaactatggacaacgagcacaattgcattttatcgatggcaatttgaatgcagagaatGCATACAGTTTAGCATGAGCTCTATTTATTACATTTCAACTCACTGAACACACCCCTGTATTGTTTGTGGCTGTGTGTAGATCGGCAGGACCTGGAGCAGGCAGACAAGGTGGACGTACTACAGGAGCCCCTACTGGAGGCTCTGAAGATCTACGTGAGGAAGAGGAGGCCTCACAAACCACACATGTTTCCCAAGATGCTGATGAAGATCACCGACCTGAGGAGCATCAGTGCCAAAGGTGATAGGCAGTCCGAGACATCCGTCTACACCGTTGACCATTTCTTTCTCGTTCAAAGGTTGTCTGAAATAGGCCAAGATCAGGCATCTTGCGATTGGTTCACGGATGATCGATAACGGACGGGACACAAATGTAGTTTCCTCAGTATTACGAAAGGTGTGCAGCAGGGGTCGATTTTTGGGGCCCTGTTCTCTTCACTATTTATATGAAACCTGTAACATTCCTCTCTGTGCGGATGGTACACTTATTACTGTTATTTACTCCTGTGTCTCCTCAGTACAGCAGACCTTTCATGACCTTCAACGTGTTTTTGACAATTCAAAGATCACTTACTGATCTTGAAACTAGTGCCTAATGCCAATAAACCCCTAATCAGTGTTCTCTAGGTCTTGTAATATTGACCCTGAGGACCTGCGTATTTGCACGCGATGATACTCTCTTTTAAAACACACATTGAAAAAACGGACAAAAAAGCTGAGAATTAAGATGGGTTTTGTATAGAAATAAATCCTGGAAGATTGTTCAAGGAACGCTTATCCTAGTGTATTATTATGGTGATATAATCTACATACATGCGGCAGCCTCCGTTTTTTTTAAACCTTCAGACTCAGTCTATCACTCAACACTGCGTTTTATCACTGGGGACCATTTCCTTACACATCACTGCATTTTGTATAGTTCTGTTGGCTGGGAGCCTCTGACTACCAGAAGGTCCCACTTTGTATATGAAGTGTTTCTTCAGAGACGACCCCCCCTCCCTTACTCAGCTCACGTATTGATTGGAAGTCCTGTTTCAATTAGCGTTATATTATAATGGTCTACTATATATAGTAGTTAAAGCTGCAATATTCAACTTTTTTGGGCGACCCGACCGAATTAACATAGAAATGGGATTTTTAGATCTGTAATTTTTatcgaaagcaagtctaagaagcatagatttgttctatgtgcgctatttatatgcttcccattcttacgTTTTGTTTTTGcttcttttactttcagttttgtaaaCCAGCTGAGAATACAATATTTTtgattatggaaaatatatttcacagcggtttagatggtataatgattctctacactatacttgcttgttttgtcacaaactgaaattaggcaaactattttaattttagcaaccaggaaatggaggcgcaatttctgcatagtgcagcTTTTAAAGTACTTACTTTGCAACGTCCATAAAGGTTTAAACTAAATTGTAAAGGTATACATTTGTAATGTCGATCCAAGTCAAGTGTGACTCATTCATATAAAGGGGTTGAATGTCCACAACTGAGGACAGACTAACACCATATCttggtcctcccctcctcaggaGCCGAGCGTGTCATCACCCTGAAGATGGAGATCCCGGGCTCCATGCCCCCTCTCATCCAGGAGATGCTAGAGAATTCTGAGGGTCTGGA contains:
- the raraa gene encoding retinoic acid receptor alpha-A isoform X3, whose protein sequence is MAGKSNPIPGPHLNGFPMPHYSYFFPHMLGGLSPPALPGLSLSGYSTPSPATIETQSTSSEEIVPSPPSPPPPPRVYKPCFVCQDKSSGYHYGVSACEGCKGFFRRSIQKNMVYTCHREKNCIINKVTRNRCQYCRLQKCLEVGMSKESPRSSSKGGMALGPQPPPPPLETGRGQTGAPGADRAAPPAVRNDRNKKKKDEKKPECIESYVLSTETEQMINRVSKAHKETFPSLCQLGKYTTSNSSERRVALDVNLWDKFSELSTKCIIKTVEFAKQLPGFTTLTIADQITLLKAACLDILILRICTRYTPEQDTMTFSDGLTLNRTQMHNAGFGPLTDLVFAFANQLLPLEMDDAETGLLSAICLLCGDRQDLEQADKVDVLQEPLLEALKIYVRKRRPHKPHMFPKMLMKITDLRSISAKGAERVITLKMEIPGSMPPLIQEMLENSEGLESGATGSRSSGALPGSCSPSLSPSSAQSSPSPTTQSP
- the raraa gene encoding retinoic acid receptor alpha-A isoform X2, producing MAGKSNPIPGPHLNGFPMPHYSYFFPHMLGGLSPPALPGLSLSGYSTPSPASKYPYSIETQSTSSEEIVPSPPSPPPPPRVYKPCFVCQDKSSGYHYGVSACEGCKGFFRRSIQKNMVYTCHREKNCIINKVTRNRCQYCRLQKCLEVGMSKESPRSSSKGGMALGPQPPPPPLETGRGQTGAPGADRAAPPAVRNDRNKKKKDEKKPECIESYVLSTETEQMINRVSKAHKETFPSLCQLGKYTTSNSSERRVALDVNLWDKFSELSTKCIIKTVEFAKQLPGFTTLTIADQITLLKAACLDILILRICTRYTPEQDTMTFSDGLTLNRTQMHNAGFGPLTDLVFAFANQLLPLEMDDAETGLLSAICLLCGDRQDLEQADKVDVLQEPLLEALKIYVRKRRPHKPHMFPKMLMKITDLRSISAKGAERVITLKMEIPGSMPPLIQEMLENSEGLESGATGSRSSGALPGSCSPSLSPSSAQSSPSPTTQSP
- the raraa gene encoding retinoic acid receptor alpha-A isoform X1, whose product is MMYESVDVVGLNPSPNPFLMMDYYNQSRGCLIPEKGLVPGVPHPYSSSIRNQHWNGSNHSIETQSTSSEEIVPSPPSPPPPPRVYKPCFVCQDKSSGYHYGVSACEGCKGFFRRSIQKNMVYTCHREKNCIINKVTRNRCQYCRLQKCLEVGMSKESPRSSSKGGMALGPQPPPPPLETGRGQTGAPGADRAAPPAVRNDRNKKKKDEKKPECIESYVLSTETEQMINRVSKAHKETFPSLCQLGKYTTSNSSERRVALDVNLWDKFSELSTKCIIKTVEFAKQLPGFTTLTIADQITLLKAACLDILILRICTRYTPEQDTMTFSDGLTLNRTQMHNAGFGPLTDLVFAFANQLLPLEMDDAETGLLSAICLLCGDRQDLEQADKVDVLQEPLLEALKIYVRKRRPHKPHMFPKMLMKITDLRSISAKGAERVITLKMEIPGSMPPLIQEMLENSEGLESGATGSRSSGALPGSCSPSLSPSSAQSSPSPTTQSP
- the raraa gene encoding retinoic acid receptor alpha-A isoform X5, with the protein product MAGKSNPIPGPHLNGFPMPHYSYFFPHMLGGLSPPALPGLSLSGYSTPSPATIETQSTSSEEIVPSPPSPPPPPRVYKPCFVCQDKSSGYHYGVSACEGCKGFFRRSIQKNMVYTCHREKNCIINKVTRNRCQYCRLQKCLEVGMSKESVRNDRNKKKKDEKKPECIESYVLSTETEQMINRVSKAHKETFPSLCQLGKYTTSNSSERRVALDVNLWDKFSELSTKCIIKTVEFAKQLPGFTTLTIADQITLLKAACLDILILRICTRYTPEQDTMTFSDGLTLNRTQMHNAGFGPLTDLVFAFANQLLPLEMDDAETGLLSAICLLCGDRQDLEQADKVDVLQEPLLEALKIYVRKRRPHKPHMFPKMLMKITDLRSISAKGAERVITLKMEIPGSMPPLIQEMLENSEGLESGATGSRSSGALPGSCSPSLSPSSAQSSPSPTTQSP
- the raraa gene encoding retinoic acid receptor alpha-A isoform X4, producing MMYESVDVVGLNPSPNPFLMMDYYNQSRGCLIPEKGLVPGVPHPYSSSIRNQHWNGSNHSIETQSTSSEEIVPSPPSPPPPPRVYKPCFVCQDKSSGYHYGVSACEGCKGFFRRSIQKNMVYTCHREKNCIINKVTRNRCQYCRLQKCLEVGMSKESVRNDRNKKKKDEKKPECIESYVLSTETEQMINRVSKAHKETFPSLCQLGKYTTSNSSERRVALDVNLWDKFSELSTKCIIKTVEFAKQLPGFTTLTIADQITLLKAACLDILILRICTRYTPEQDTMTFSDGLTLNRTQMHNAGFGPLTDLVFAFANQLLPLEMDDAETGLLSAICLLCGDRQDLEQADKVDVLQEPLLEALKIYVRKRRPHKPHMFPKMLMKITDLRSISAKGAERVITLKMEIPGSMPPLIQEMLENSEGLESGATGSRSSGALPGSCSPSLSPSSAQSSPSPTTQSP